One Burkholderia gladioli genomic window, CTGGCGCGCTGCGCGCGCCGCCACGGGCGCTACCAGCGCGACATCTACGCGATGGGCTTCCGGCTCGCGGAGACGCTGCGATGAACGGCGCGCTGCGCAGTATCGAGGTCCACGACGATGCCTCGCGCGAGGCGCTCGATCGCGCCTGGATGGCCAGGGCGCTGGAGCTGGCGGCGCGGGGGCTGTATACGACCACGCCGAATCCGCGGGTCGGCTGCGTGATCGTCAAGCACGGGATCCTGATCGGCGAGGGCTACACCCAGCCGGCCGGCCACGACCATGCCGAGGTGCGCGCGATGAAGGATGCGCGCGCTCGCGGCCATGAGCTGCGCGGCGCGACCGCCTACGTGACGCTCGAGCCGTGCAGCCATTACGGCCGCACGCCGCCCTGCGCGAAGGGGTTGGTCGAGGCAGGCATCGCCACCGTGGTGGCGGCGATGGAAGACCCCAACCCGCAGGTATCGGGACGTGGTTACGCGATGCTGCGCGAGGCCGGCATCGAGGTGCGCGGCGGCGTGCTCGAGGATGAGGCGCGCGAGCTCAATATCGGCTTCGTGTCGCGCATGACGCGCGCTCGGCCCTGGGTGCGCATGAAGATGGCCGCCTCGCTCGATGGCCGCAGCGCGCTGCCCGGCGGCGCGAGCCAGTGGATCACCGGTGCCGCCGCACGTGCCGACGGCCATGCCTGGCGCGCGCGGGCCTGCTCGATCCTGACCGGCATCGGCACGGTGCGCGGCGACGATCCGCAACTGAACGTGCGCGGCATCGACACGCCGCGCCAGCCGCGGCGCGTGCTGATCGACGGCCGGCTCGACCTGCCGCACGAGGCGCGGCTGATGGCCGGCACGCCGCCGCTGGTGTTCTGCGGCGAACTCGATGCGCCGGCGCGCGCGCGTGCCGACGCGCTGCGCGCGCGTGGCGCCGAGGTGGTGTCGCTGGCCAACGCGCGCGGCTCGGTCGACCTGGCCGCCGTGCTGGCCGAGCTGGGCGGGCGCGGCGACAATGAACTGCACGTGGAGGCGGGGCGCACGCTGAGCGGGGCGCTGCTGCGCGCGGGGCTGGTGGACGAGTTGCTGGTCTATGTCGCGCCGAGCCTGCTGGGCGCCGATGCGGCGGCGATGTTCGAGCTCAGCGCGCCGGTCTCGCTGGAGTCGCGCGTGAAGCTGCGCTTCCATGACGTCGAGCGAGTCGGCGAGGATCTGCGGATCCTGGCGCGGTTCGAGGGGGTGTCTTGAGGTGAGGGCGCGATGAAGCGCGGCGAGGTTTTCAGGCGGGCGGCGCTGAATTGCCGTGATCGTCTTCGTAGTCGGAATACTTGCGCGAATCGCCGAATACCTTCTCCGCCGGGTATTTCCGGCGATTGATCGCCATCTTTTCCAGGAAGGCCGCGCGCAGGTCGACGTCCAGCCGGTCGGCGAGCTGGACCAGGTAGGCCAGCACGTCGGCCATCTCGTGGCGCACCGCCTGCAGGCCGGCTTCGCCTAGTTCGGTGGCCTCGCCTGAATTCAGCCACTGGAACGGCTCGAGCAATTCGCTCGCCTCGACGCTCAAGGCCGTGGCGAGGTTCTTCGGTGTGTGGAACCTGGACCAGCCGCGCTCGGCGACGAATTCACGAAGGATGTCGCGTGCCGTCAGCAGGCTGTCACGCTCGTTCTGGTCGTTCACGGTTGGGCTCCTTGAAAAAACTTGGATCAAGAAATCGTGAATCGGCCGTCGATGGAGGTTATCGACAAACTTCGACGAGTTCTTGAATCCCGCTGGATAACAAAAAGCCCGCCATCGGCGGGCTTCCCATGTTCGAGCCGGATTGCAGTCCGGCCCGGCGCGTACCTCAGACGTTGAACAGGAAGTTCATCACGTCGCCGTCGTGCACCACGTATTCCTTGCCTTCGGCGCGCATCTTGCCGGCTTCCTTCGCGCCCTGCTCGCCCTTGTAGGCGATGTAGTCCTCGTAGCCGATGGTCTGCGCGCGGATGAAGCCGCGCTCGAAATCGGTGTGGATCACGCCGGCCGCCTGCGGGGCGGTGTCGCCGATATGGATGGTCCAGGCGCGCACTTCCTTCACGCCGGCGGTGAAGTAGGTCTGCAGGCCGAGCAGCTTGAAGCCGGCGCGGATCACGCGGTCCAGGCCCGGCTCGTCCATGCCCATGTCGGCCAGGAAGGCTTCCTTGTCGGCATCGTCGAGATCGGCGATCTCGGCCTCGATCGCGGCGCACACCGCCACCACCGGCGCCTTCTCGGCCTCGGCGTACTTGCGCACGGCGTCCAGGTGCGGATTGTTCTCGAAGCCGTCGTCCTTGACGTTGGCCACGTACATCGCCGGCTTGGCGGTGATCAGACAGAACGGCTTGAGGATCGCGCGTTCGTCCTCGGACAGGTCAAGGCCGCGCACGGCCTTGCCCTGGTCGAGATGGGCACGAACCTTCTCGAGCGCGGCGGCCAGCTTGACCGCTTCCTTGTCGTTGCCCGACTTGGCGGCCTTCGAATAGCGCGTGAGCGCCTTCTCGACGGTGCCCAGGTCGGCCAGCGCCAGTTCGGTGTTGATCACCTCGATGTCGTCGAGCGGGCTCACGCGGCCGGCCACGTGGATCACGTTCTCGTCCTCGAAGCAACGCACCACGTGGGTGATCGCGTCGGTTTCGCGGATGTTGGCGAGGAACTGGTTGCCGAGGCCTTCGCCCTTGCTGGCGCCGGCCACGAGACCCGCGATGTCGACGAACTCGACCACCGCCGGCACGATCCGCTCGGGATTGACGATCGCCGAGATCGCCTTCAGGCGCGCATCGGGCACCTCGACGATGCCGACGTTCGGCTCGATGGTGCAGAACGGATAGTTCTCGGCGGCGATGCCGGCCTTGGTCAGCGCGTTGAAGAGGGTGGACTTGCCGACGTTCGGCAGGCCGACGATGCCGCATTTGAGGCTCATGGGAAACCTTTCTGGATCAGATGTTGTGTGCTCGCGCGGGGCGCGCCCGGCAGGTGCGGGCCGATCGGCCGCGCAAGACGGAACCGGGGCGGGGCGGCAGGCGGCGCGACCGGGCGCTCGGGCCGGCGGTTTCGCGCGGATGCAGTCCGCGAAAGGCGCAATTGTATCGCGTTCGGATCGGGGGATTTCAAGCGGGGGGAAGGGCGGCGCGAGCGCGGGACGGAAATGGCGGCCCGGCGGGCGGGGTGCCTGCCGACACGGGTGGGTAAGGCGAAGGCAAGAAACCGGTGAGGGCGGGAGCCGGGCACGCTAGCACCGCCATGCCGCGCCAGCGGCGGGACTGCCGGGGCGTCGCCGCCCCGGGAATCCGCCGTTCCTGGCGAGCGCGCCGCCCGTCAGTCGGCGACGCGTCGGTCGGCCAGCGCCGCCCGGCAGTCTTCCATCACCAGCGCGACGAGCCGCGACTGCATGTCGAGCTCCTCGGAATCGATGATTTCCTCGACGGCGTCGCGCGCCCAGGCCTTCTCGACGAAGTCGCCGTGCTTCCTGGCGATGTCGAGCGCGACGGCGGCAAGCTTGGCGATGCAGAGCCAATCGGCCTCGCGCAGGTGGCGGTCGAGCCACTTGTGCGCGGCCTGCACCTGGAAGGATGCCGCAGGCCAGGATTCGTTCAGGTAGAACGCGCCGAGATTTCCGACGGTGAGCCAGCACAGCAGCTCGACGCGGTCGTGTTGGGTGAGGTTGGGGTGTACGTCGCTCATGGCCATGCTCGAGATGGGGGTTGAGAGTCGCTTTCCGTCACCGGTGATACGCGGGGCCGACGAATCAACAATAGCATGCCATGGACGATTTCACGCAAGCCCGGAATCGCCCGGACTCGCGCGCGGCGGATCAGTAGCGATAGTAGTCGCGATGATGGTGGTAGCCGCCGTCCGGCACCACGATGCAGCCGCCGAGAGTGGAGCCGAGCAGCACGGCGAGCGAGGCGAGGAGGGCGATGCGTTTGAGTTTCATGATGGCGTTTCCCTTTGGTTCATCAATGGAGCCGACTGTAGCGGCGCCGGGCATGACAAGCGGTATGCGTTTGTAAGGAAACGTGTGGGCTGTAATGCTTGCGGGCCGTGCCTCACGGGGCGATCGCGGGGGCGGTTACGGATGAAATGGGTTCGGATCGCAGCGACTTGCGGAGGGAGCGAAAAAGGCGGGGGCGGGAAGCTCGGCACGGTGGATTCGCAGCGCCCAAGCGACGTCTCGTTCAGTGCCGGAAGGGGGCGCCGGACTGGCGATCGAGCGCGGCGGCAAGGGCCGCGGAACCCGGGTGGCGATCACGGGCAGGGTTTGTCCGTGTCGGTCGCGCGCGACAGTTTTCTCCGCTGCCATGCCGCGCTTCGTCGTGCCGCTCGGCGCGGTCGTCCCGCAGCCTCGGCGAGTCGCTGGAGATCGCCGCCGAACCCCCGTTCGCGCTGATCTTCCGCAAGCCCGTGCCACATGGAAAAAACGGCCCCGCAGCTATAATGCGCGCCATGACTGCCCATCCTCAGACCTTCGACGTCGCCGTGGTCGGCGGCGGCCTTGTCGGCAAGACCGCGGCGCTCGCCATGACCCAGGCCGGCCTCAAGACGGCGCTGCTAGCGCAGCCCGCCGCGCCGCGCGCGGCCGACACGGCGTTCGACGCGCGCGTCTACGCGTTGTCGGCCAGCTCCCAGGCCTTGCTCGAACGCCTGCGCGTCTGGCAGGCGCTCGAGCACACGCGGCTCGCGCCCGTCTACGACATGCGCGTCTACGGCGACGCCCAGGCGGAGCTGCATTTCTCGGCCTTCCAGGCCGCGGTGCCGCAACTGGCCTGGATCGGCGAATCCTCGCTGGTCGAGCGGGCGCTGGATTCGGCGCTGCGCTTCCAGCCGAACCTGAGCTGGATCGACACGCGCGCCCAGGGGCTCGACGTCACGCCCGAGCGCGCCACGCTGTCGCTCGCCAACGGCGAGGTGATCTCGGCCGACCTGGTGGTGGGTGCCGACGGCGCGCATTCCTGGGTGCGTTCCCAGATGGGCGCCAAGGTCAAGCGGCGCGACTATCGCCAGACCGGCGTGGTCGCCAATTTCAAGGCTGCCGAGCCGCACCGCGAAACCGCCTGGCAGTGGTTCCGCGACGGCGAGATCGTCGCCCTGCTGCCGCTGCCCGACGGCCACGTCTCGCTGGTCTGGTCGGCGCACACGGCGCATGCCGACGAACTGCTGGCGCTCGATCCGGCGCAACTGGCGGCCGAGGTCGAACGCGTCACGCATCGCCAGCTCGGCGCGCTCGATTGCGTGACGCTGGCCCAGGGTTTCCCGCTGGCGCTGCAGACCGTCGACCGGCTGATCGCGCCGCGCGTGGCCCTGGTCGGCGATGCCGCCCA contains:
- the ychF gene encoding redox-regulated ATPase YchF, which gives rise to MSLKCGIVGLPNVGKSTLFNALTKAGIAAENYPFCTIEPNVGIVEVPDARLKAISAIVNPERIVPAVVEFVDIAGLVAGASKGEGLGNQFLANIRETDAITHVVRCFEDENVIHVAGRVSPLDDIEVINTELALADLGTVEKALTRYSKAAKSGNDKEAVKLAAALEKVRAHLDQGKAVRGLDLSEDERAILKPFCLITAKPAMYVANVKDDGFENNPHLDAVRKYAEAEKAPVVAVCAAIEAEIADLDDADKEAFLADMGMDEPGLDRVIRAGFKLLGLQTYFTAGVKEVRAWTIHIGDTAPQAAGVIHTDFERGFIRAQTIGYEDYIAYKGEQGAKEAGKMRAEGKEYVVHDGDVMNFLFNV
- a CDS encoding nucleotide pyrophosphohydrolase, encoding MNDQNERDSLLTARDILREFVAERGWSRFHTPKNLATALSVEASELLEPFQWLNSGEATELGEAGLQAVRHEMADVLAYLVQLADRLDVDLRAAFLEKMAINRRKYPAEKVFGDSRKYSDYEDDHGNSAPPA
- a CDS encoding UbiH/UbiF family hydroxylase, which translates into the protein MRAMTAHPQTFDVAVVGGGLVGKTAALAMTQAGLKTALLAQPAAPRAADTAFDARVYALSASSQALLERLRVWQALEHTRLAPVYDMRVYGDAQAELHFSAFQAAVPQLAWIGESSLVERALDSALRFQPNLSWIDTRAQGLDVTPERATLSLANGEVISADLVVGADGAHSWVRSQMGAKVKRRDYRQTGVVANFKAAEPHRETAWQWFRDGEIVALLPLPDGHVSLVWSAHTAHADELLALDPAQLAAEVERVTHRQLGALDCVTLAQGFPLALQTVDRLIAPRVALVGDAAHLIHPLAGQGMNLGLRDVAALADAIASREAFRDLGDTVLLRRYERSRREDIRALMAATDGLQRLFALPGTLARVARNTGMALVGAQPFVKRWLVASALG
- the ribD gene encoding bifunctional diaminohydroxyphosphoribosylaminopyrimidine deaminase/5-amino-6-(5-phosphoribosylamino)uracil reductase RibD is translated as MNGALRSIEVHDDASREALDRAWMARALELAARGLYTTTPNPRVGCVIVKHGILIGEGYTQPAGHDHAEVRAMKDARARGHELRGATAYVTLEPCSHYGRTPPCAKGLVEAGIATVVAAMEDPNPQVSGRGYAMLREAGIEVRGGVLEDEARELNIGFVSRMTRARPWVRMKMAASLDGRSALPGGASQWITGAAARADGHAWRARACSILTGIGTVRGDDPQLNVRGIDTPRQPRRVLIDGRLDLPHEARLMAGTPPLVFCGELDAPARARADALRARGAEVVSLANARGSVDLAAVLAELGGRGDNELHVEAGRTLSGALLRAGLVDELLVYVAPSLLGADAAAMFELSAPVSLESRVKLRFHDVERVGEDLRILARFEGVS